Within the Thermodesulfobacteriota bacterium genome, the region ACGCCTGCACAACAACGAAACTTAGAAGAAGAATTTGGTGTTAAGGTCATAGACAGGACAGGCTTAATATTAGACATATTTGCCCAAAGAGCAAAGTCAAAAGAAGGGAAACTACAGGTTGAGCTGGCACAGCTTAACTATTTGCTACCACGTCTCGTTGGTTGGGGAGGGGTCCTTTCCCGGCTAGGTGGTGGAATAGGAACAAGGGGTCCAGGAGAAACCAAATTAGAGGTTGATCGGAGAACAATCAGAGATAGAATTGTAAGGGCTAAAAAGGACATTGAAAAGGTAAGAAAGGTCAGAACATTACATCGAAAAAGGAGAAACTATATTTCTTGCTCTACCGTTTCCTTTATTGGATATACCAATGCAGGAAAATCAACCCTTTTGAATCATCTCTCCAATGCCGGGGTCCTGGCAGGAAACAAATTATTCGTAACCCTGGATCCCACCATCAGAAAGATAAGACTACCAGACAACAGAGAAATCTTGATATCTGACACAGTGGGTTTTATTAATAAACTCCCGCATCAGCTTATTGCTGCATTCAAGGCTACACTCGAAGAGATCAATGAATCAGATATTCTTCTCCATGTAATCGATATCAGCCATCCTCGAGTTGATGATCACATAAGCTCAGTCAATAGCGTTTTGAGTGAAATAGGGGCATCTCAAAAACCCATTATTCATACCTTGAACAAGATTGACAAAC harbors:
- the hflX gene encoding GTPase HflX translates to MLVGIKLQVEDKKRHDDSLAELVKLTETAGGVTIDRIIQEVKQINPAYLIGKGKVEEIKNLISQRDADLVVFDEDLTPAQQRNLEEEFGVKVIDRTGLILDIFAQRAKSKEGKLQVELAQLNYLLPRLVGWGGVLSRLGGGIGTRGPGETKLEVDRRTIRDRIVRAKKDIEKVRKVRTLHRKRRNYISCSTVSFIGYTNAGKSTLLNHLSNAGVLAGNKLFVTLDPTIRKIRLPDNREILISDTVGFINKLPHQLIAAFKATLEEINESDILLHVIDISHPRVDDHISSVNSVLSEIGASQKPIIHTLNKIDKLDSINNTVRYWQRVLDNCVAVSALTGQGINNLLYKIGGLIPNRLKKVRFKFPVDAGDLISKIHRSGRITREEYTGEEVIIEAEVDNKLAHSLEAFSF